One Schistocerca piceifrons isolate TAMUIC-IGC-003096 chromosome 11, iqSchPice1.1, whole genome shotgun sequence genomic window carries:
- the LOC124719989 gene encoding zinc finger protein 239-like — MNRNHQVSAAGNHGKHDCENEQQIKQEVSVVEQTEKQYSSSQKIENTLKDSFNAICNANTMTHAGEKADRSDDDSNLSAGGNVKSDAFICTLNSGYGCGVCGKTFARASACKRHTAVHSDERPHRCNVCGLAFAQVSDIERHRAVHSDDKIHKCEICGKSFTQLGYLKMHALIHTGMTPHRCDVCGKFFTQLSTLKSHSLVHTQKEPHKCDICGKSFAEFDTFKAHALIHTGKKPHKCEICGKSFDELYALNRHELKHAGKNPYICDICGKDFALLGSLKRHLAVHTGHKPHQCQICGKSFTDLGHLKVHVVIHTGERPHKCDICGKTFSHLSSLRRHVGIHTNVPLEANKLR; from the coding sequence ATGAATAGGAATCATCAAGTCTCAGCTGCTGGCAATCATGGGAAACATGACTGTGAAAATGAGCAACAAATCAAGCAAGAAGTTTCTGTTGTGGAACAAACTGAGAAACAGTATTCGTCCTCCCAGAAAATAGAGAATACTTTGAAGGACTCCTTTAATGCCATCTGTAATGCAAATACCATGACACATGCTGGAGAGAAAGCAGACAGAAGTGATGATGACAGCAATTTATCTGCAGGTGGTAATGTCAAGAGCGATGCCTTTATCTGCACTTTAAATAGTGGATACGGTTGTGGTGTTTGTGGCAAAACATTTGCACGGGCTAGTGCTTGTAAGAGGCATACAGCAGTCCACAGTGATGAAAGACCACACAGATGTAATGTTTGTGGACTAGCCTTTGCTCAGGTTAGTGATATCGAAAGACATCGAGCTGTACACTCTGATGATAAAATACACAAATGCGAAATTTGTGGCAAATCTTTTACTCAGTTGGGTTATCTCAAAATGCATGCATTAATACACACTGGAATGACTCCCCACAGATGTGATGTATGTGGCAAATTTTTTACTCAGTTGAGTACCCTAAAGAGTCATTCATTGGTACACACTCAAAAAGAACCCCACAAATGTGATATCTGTGGCAAATCTTTTGCTGAGTTTGATACTTTCAAGGCCCACGCATTGATACACACAGGAAAGAAACCACATAAATGCGAAATCTGTGGCAAATCTTTTGATGAGCTATATGCTCTCAACAGGCACGAATTGAAACACGCCGGAAAGAACCCATACATTTGTGACATTTGTGGAAAAGATTTTGCTCTGTTGGGCAGTCTGAAAAGGCATCTTGCAGTACACACTGGACACAAACCACATCAGTGTCAAATTTGTGGAAAATCATTTACTGACTTGGGACATCTCAAGGTCCATGTAGTAATACACACTGGAGAGAGGCCTCACAAATGTGATATTTGTGGCAAAACTTTTTCCCATTTGAGCAGTCTGAGGAGGCATGTAGGAATACACACAAATGTGCCACTTGAGGCAAATAAACTTCGTTAA